In Terriglobia bacterium, the genomic stretch TTGATCGTCCCGCCGGCAGGGTTCGAGGCGGTCACGGTGTATTTGTAGAGGTCTCCATCGGCTGTCTGAATCGTGAGCGGATTGCTCGTGATCAGCGGATTCTCGTTCGTCTGAAGATCGGGAGGAAGATCATAAGCAGCGTCGTACCGCGTTCCGCTAAATATCGTTCCATCGATGCCGGCGGCCGAATAGCCCATGCCGTGCTTTGCAAAGATCGTCCATATCACGGTACGGTTGCCGCCGTTATTGTCGGCCTGATCCGCCGAAAGAATCCCGTCGCGCGCATCCGTCATTGCCGGATTACACGGAGTGGCTTTCAAGCCATCCAGAACCAGCTTGTCTGTGGTAGCGGGACCCAGTGATTTTCGCAAATCCCACAACGTTGCGGTCCAGATCTCACCATCATCGTGCACCTCATATCCATGACTGCCTGTGCCGATGTCCTCATAAGTCAGTGGATATCCTTCGTAGCTGTACCGGCGTTGACCGGAAACGAAGTTCTGGCCGGAGTACCCGCCAAATACAGGGTTATTGAAATAGCTGATGGCAAAGTAGTCCGACCAACCCTCACCCATTCCGCCGGACTGTATTTTGGTAAGACAGGTCGTGCTTGTCTTGGCGCCCACCAGGCGATTGCTGACTCCATGACCGTATTCGTGAACGATGACCTGTCCGTCATAGTCCGCGTCCAGGTCATCTGTCCGTGAGGTTGTGTTTCGTGTAAATATGGCCATGCGCATCTTCGGAGGCATTCCCTCAGGAGTCGGACTGAAGTCCGCGTTGTCCATAAACCCGCCAAACTGCGCCTCGGCCATGACCGCATCATTACCGGCTCCGCCGTGTCCCAGGTTATCCGTTTGAAAATTCCCGGCAGCTTCGTTGAAACCCAGACCGTAGTAAAAGTCATGCGCGAGATTGACAAAATAGAACAGGCTCGTGACGGCGGCCGGTTGATAGCTTCTTGGATCGAGCTGAACGGTTCCGTCTCCGAACGGGAAGTTAAAAGTCTGATTCGTACTCAAGGCGCGGCCGGCCTGCATATTGGAGTTCGTCAGGGTATCGGGCTGATCATTACCATCGGTATCCAGGTAAGCGTCGACATTGTTGCCGGTGGTTACCGTTGCGGTTGAGGGGAGCCAGCTGTCCGGAAAAGTTACAAGGCTTCTTGTGCCGGTCGACGGAGACTGCGGCCACACATTGCCCTGAAACGATGAAACATACAGATTGTGACGAAGCAGGAGCGCTCCGGTTGCTGCATCGACAACCAGTTCGTACCAGCGCTGCTGATCCAGCTCGAGAAAAACCCGGTAAGCCAGACGCGCCGATGACGCGTTCATAGGAAAAACCGTCAATTCCGCCGTTATCGGGCTGTATCTGCCCCCGCGGGGGTTGGCGAATGTCGTCTTATTGTCCGTGCCTGGCATCACGGAGAGCGTTGCCGCCAGAGCGGTCCCGCTACCGGCAAAGGCCGCCCTGACCGCATTTTCGGGAGTCAGCCGCGCCGCCGTTGACACATTCAATCCGGGCGTAACATCTCCTGTTGCGATCTGGATGATTTCTCCAGCTTTATTCAAGGTGAATTTGATCTGGCCGTTGAACACATCGATGCCGTTGACAGTCTGGTTGAAAGCGACGAACCTCGCGCTATCCGTCGTGTCGTCAACAAGAAGCCGGAGGCCGTCGATTTCGGCCGGAGTCATGGGGAAAATGTCAGTGCGCCCCCTTAGAAAGCCTCTGGCTATTTCGGAGGCTGAAAGGCTGGAAGGAGCGCTGAGAGAATGCCCGTCGCGCAGATACAGTTTAGGCATTCCGTACTTGCTGGGAACAATCCGGGTCCCCTGCCCGGCTTCCTCAGGCCGCCTCGCAAATGCCGTCAGCGCAGCCGAGCGGCGGTCCACCACAGTTCTGGACTCGGCTTCCGAGGATGATGTGGTTGCCGCAAGCGCCGACTCGCGGATGTCGAAGTCGGGGAGAGATCTTTTCCCGCCGGTTCCGGACTGCCCCGCAGCGAGGGAACAACTGATGCCGAACACGATAATCCCGAAAATGCATCCTTTTAGCACAGATCCTCCGCACGAACTTCGAGGCGTAGCGGGGATTCTACCGGTCCATCGCTCGAATTGCATCCCAAATTATTGGTCTGTTAATGCTAGAGTCCTGCTCCGTCGTTAATGCTGGCATTGGGGAATAAAAAAGGGCCCATCCGCATTTGACGGACGGGCCCTTTCAGTTCAGCAGACGGCTATTGGCCGGAGTCGCAAGCCTCGGTAATGCAGATCGATTCGAGCGTACGGCCCATCGGGGGCGCCGGCAGTCCCGCCGCGATCAGCAGTTTGCGAATGAGGGCTCCCGCATCCGGATGAGGGATGGCGGATTGCACGCCGACGCGGACGAGGCCGTCCGCGTAGTCGACGGGTTCCCAGGTGTGAACGGCGAGCTTGCCGCCGCGGTTGTCTGTATTGCCGTAATCACGGACGTCCAGTTTCGCGCCGTGGTCGTACAGCATCTGAATCACAACAGGGCGGCCTTTGTGCGCAGCGCCGTGCAGGGCGACACGCCCGGTGTCGGCTTGAGCATTCGGATCGAGGCCAAGGTCCAACAGCATCTTCACGGCTTCTTCGTTTTCCTTGACGCCCCACTCGTAGGTGATGCCTTCGACCCAGCCGATCCCGGCCGCGACCTGAAGAGGGGTAACGCCAAGAACCGTATTGATCTTCGGATCGGCGCCGTGGGCCAGAAGAAGTTTCATCAGCACGACGTCGCCGGATTGCGACGCCCGGAGGAACGCGGTCGCGCCGTCCTCACTGAGCCATTGATTCGTGAACACGGTGCGCGTCTCGGTACTGTCCTTCATTCGGGCGTTTACGTCCGCGCCTTTGTCGAGGAGCAGCTTGATGAAATCGAGATGATCCATGTCCGGCTTGCGGACCGGATAATCGCCGCTCTCGATGTTGCGGTTGTCCGTCGCGATGTAAAGCGGAGTCCAGTTGCCTTTGTTGGCAAGATTCGGATTGGCGCCGTGATCGAGCAGGTAGGAGCCAAGCTTGTAGTACCGGTTTT encodes the following:
- a CDS encoding M36 family metallopeptidase encodes the protein MLKGCIFGIIVFGISCSLAAGQSGTGGKRSLPDFDIRESALAATTSSSEAESRTVVDRRSAALTAFARRPEEAGQGTRIVPSKYGMPKLYLRDGHSLSAPSSLSASEIARGFLRGRTDIFPMTPAEIDGLRLLVDDTTDSARFVAFNQTVNGIDVFNGQIKFTLNKAGEIIQIATGDVTPGLNVSTAARLTPENAVRAAFAGSGTALAATLSVMPGTDNKTTFANPRGGRYSPITAELTVFPMNASSARLAYRVFLELDQQRWYELVVDAATGALLLRHNLYVSSFQGNVWPQSPSTGTRSLVTFPDSWLPSTATVTTGNNVDAYLDTDGNDQPDTLTNSNMQAGRALSTNQTFNFPFGDGTVQLDPRSYQPAAVTSLFYFVNLAHDFYYGLGFNEAAGNFQTDNLGHGGAGNDAVMAEAQFGGFMDNADFSPTPEGMPPKMRMAIFTRNTTSRTDDLDADYDGQVIVHEYGHGVSNRLVGAKTSTTCLTKIQSGGMGEGWSDYFAISYFNNPVFGGYSGQNFVSGQRRYSYEGYPLTYEDIGTGSHGYEVHDDGEIWTATLWDLRKSLGPATTDKLVLDGLKATPCNPAMTDARDGILSADQADNNGGNRTVIWTIFAKHGMGYSAAGIDGTIFSGTRYDAAYDLPPDLQTNENPLITSNPLTIQTADGDLYKYTVTASNPAGGTI